The following is a genomic window from Azospirillaceae bacterium.
GATGACGACAAGCGCCACCGTGCCGATGGTGACCATCTGGCTGAGGTTCATCAGCTCTGTCGGGTTGTCCTGCGCCATGGCGGTTGATTAAACCATCGCGCCGGGACTGTCACCGGTTGTCGCCCCCATCCGCGGCGGCGGCGGCCGGCGCGCAGCTTTATGTCGCGGCACCGACAGCCCGGCAGGCGCGTCATGCAGCGGCTGCGGGTTGTGCCCCATTTTGCCCAGGCGTAAGGTCCGCCGCGGATTTTTCATTTCCCAACAAGGGTAGCCGTCATGTCGATCGTTGCCGAGCGCCTAGCCCGGATCAAGCCGTCCCAGACCATTGCCGTCACCGCCAAGGCCCGCGCGCTGAAAGCCGCCGGCCGCGACATCATCGGCCTGGGCGCCGGCGAGCCGGACTTCGACACGCCCGACAATATCAAGCAGGCGGCCATTCGCGCCATCCAGGCCGGCCAGACCAAGTACACCGACGTCGATGGCACGCCGGAGCTGAAGCGCGCCGTCTGCCTGAAGTTCGCCCGCGAGAACGCGCTTGAGTACAAGCCGGAGCAGGTGAGCATCGGCACCGGCGGCAAGCAGGTGATCTTCAACGCCATGATGGCCACCCTGTCGGCCGGCGATGAGGTCATCATTCCCGCCCCCTACTGGGTCAGCTATCCCGACATCGTGCTGATGGCCGAGGGCACCCCGGTGTTCGTGGAGTGCACGGCCGCGGCCGGCTTCAAGATGAAGGCGGAACAGCTGGAAAAGGCCATCACGCCGCGCACCAAGTGGGTGATGCTGAACAGCCCGTCCAACCCCTCGGGTGCGGCCTACACCTATGATGAGATGAAGGCCCTGACCGACGTGCTGGTGCGCCACCCGCACGTCTGGGTCTTCACCGACGACATGTACGAACACCTGGTCTACGACGACTTCAAGTTCGTGACCCCGGCCCAGGTGGAACCGGCCCTGTACGACCGCACCCTGACGGTCAACGGCGTGTCCAAGGCCTACGCCATGACCGGCTGGCGCATCGGCTACGGCGCCGGGCCCGTCCAGTTGATCAAGGCGATGGCCAACGTCCAGAGCCAGTCCACCAGCAACCCCAGCAGCATCAGCCAGGCGGCGGCGGTGGAGGCCCTGGTGGGCCCGCAGGACTTCATCAAGGAACGGGCCGAGGTGTTCCGCCAGCGCCGCGACCTGGTGGTGTCCATGCTGAACCAGGCCCAGGGCATCGACTGCCCCCGGCCCGAGGGCGCCTTCTACGTCTATCCGTCCTGCGCCGGCACCCTGGGCAAGACCACGCCCAGCGGCCTGGTGCTGAACACGGACGAGGACTTCGTCACCTATCTGCTGGAAGCGGAAGGGGTGGCCGTGGTGCACGGCAGCGCCTTCGGCCTGGCCCCGCACTTCCGCATCAGCTACGCGACCTCGACCGAGGCGCTGGAAGAAGCCTGCCGCCGCATCCAGCGCGCCACGGCGGCCCTGCGCTAAGTTCACGCTTCCGCTTTGACGAGGATGGCCGCCCTGGCAACGGGGCGGCCGTTCTTCGTTTCACGCGCGGGCCTTCTTGGGCCGGCCGCCGCGCTTACCGTTCTCACGGGCCGCCGCCGCCTTGGCGCCACCCCTGGCCTGCCCACCAGTGGCACCCAGGACAGCCGCCGGCGAACGCTGCGCCATCCATTGCGGGGAACCCAGAACCCCTTCCAGCAAGGCCGGCACATAAACGTCCGCATCCAGCCGTGGGAAATGCAGCCCCAGCCCGAAAGCCTGCACCTCGATTTCCGCCAAGTCCGTTGCGGCTGCCCCGGCCAGGCCCTCAACCGCCTGTGGAGGGAAGCCCAGTTCAATCCCCGTGGTGAGGCACACGATCACCCGGTCGCGGTCGGCATCATAGTGTGCGCTTTCAGCCCGGGGGCCCCGCAAACGCGCTTCGCCCCGGGCCAGCGCGGCATCGAACGCCTCTGCCGTCAGTTCAGCCATGAATGCGCCTCCATTCCGCCAGCAGGACCTCTTGGTGGGCTGAGATCATTTCCATGATCCGGCGGGCCTCCCGTTCCGTGCACCCGATGGCCTCACGCAATTCCATTCCGATCAGATTGACCACCACGGCCAGCCCCGGGCCCAGAATGTGGACATGCGCCGGTGGATGGTCGTTGGGATAAATCACGACACGCAGGCCATCCAGGCGCAAGACCGTGGGCATGTGCCATCCTATCGGAAACCCAAGCGCTTAGGAATATGGCGATCGCTGTGTTAACGCGGCGACCACCGCGGGCTGTCCGGCGATTCCGCCGGCGCGCGCAGGGGCTGGGCCAGGACCACCACCCAGATATAGGCATCGTTGGGTCCGCCCGGCGTGGCGTTGGGCACGCGGGCCACGCCCACATCGGTCATGCCGGGGGTGGCCAGCGCACCGACGGTGGAGCCTGTGTCCTGCCAGATGGCCAGGGGCTGGCCCGGGTCGCCCGACGCCCGGGCCTCAAGCGCGATGTCCTGCATGGGCACGTACAGGGCGTGGATCAGGCCCTGGCGCAGGTCCGGCGTCTCCATCCCGCTGGCCAGCGCGAGGGCGCGGGCGGCGGCGGCATCGTCCAGCACCGGCTGGCGGGTCAGGGCCGGCAGCCCGGCCTGGATGCGGGTCTTCTGCAGGAAGTCCATCAAGGTTTCGGCCGCCGCGCGGTCCGCCTGGCCCATGGTCACCGGCGTGCCGACGGGCACGGCGGCCGACGCCCGGTTGCAGGTTCCATCCAGCGCACCACCCGCCACCAAAATTCCGGTCGTCAGCATCAGGGTCGCCAGGACGCGCATCACGTCTTCTCCATTATGGGGCCGCCTGCGCGGCCGAATAGCAGCCAACCGCCAATCGCGATCGGGACCAACTTTAGGGGGAGAGTGTGGCGGAAAATCGACCGCGCCCACCACCCTGATCTTGCGTCGCGGCGGTCCGGTGGGTGGTGATTCTTTCGTGCCGTTCAAGCCCATCCCAAGGAAGTGCCGCGAAACCCTTGGAAAACCGGCAGGACAGGAAGTTTTACACAACGCCCGCCCCTGAAATCAGACAAACCCTGTCAACCCTTATCTGGGTCTAAATGAACTATTTGTTAGATATTGACAGAAGTGGTTTTAAGTAAAATCAATGAGATAGCTGTTTATGCCTAAAAATTGGGCAAAATCCGGAAAGCCTTATGGCGCCTAGCGCGGCACACGCTGTCAGCTATTTTTCCGCAAACTTATCCACAGGTTCCGTGGAAGATCGTGGGGTTTTCCACCGGGGCCTTCACGCGGTTTGATTCGCACCATTGAGGTAACCCGAAAGGTGGATCGACCATACGTTACGGCGATGCGGGATCCACAACCGGGAGCCGGCCGGCACCCCCACAGGGCGTGTGCATGACCATTGACCCCGCAAGCGCAATCGGCAGAGTGTCCGGCATGGCCATCATCGACGATACCCCCCTGCCCCCGCCCCCTCCGGACGCGGGGCCTTCAGACACGGTGAACACCGACGCGCACACGGCGCCCGGGGCGGCCAAGCCGCGCCGCCGCACCGTGGCCGACCTGAACCGGGGGGTGGAGACCATCAAGGCCTATCTGCGCACCCTGCCGGTGACGCCCGGCGTCTATCGCATGATGAACGAGCACGGCGACGTGCTGTACGTGGGCAAGGCCCGCGCGCTGAAGCGCCGGGTGGCCAACTACACCATGCCGGCCAAGCTGCCCATCCGGCTGCAGCGCATGGTGGCCGAAACGGTGACCATGGAGTTCGTCACGACCCATACCGAGGTCGAGGCGCTGCTGCTGGAATCCAACCTGATCAAGCGCCTGATGCCGCGCTACAACGTGCTGCTGCGGGACGACAAGACCTTCCCCCACATCATGATCACGCGGGATCACGACTTTCCGGCACTGATCAAGCACCGCGGCGCCCGCGACCGGGCCGGCGACTATTTCGGGCCCTTCGCCTCGGCCGGCGCCGTCAACCGCACCATCACCGCCTTGCAGCGCGCCTTCCTGCTGCGCAACTGCACCGACAGCGTCTTCTCATCCCGCACCCGCCCCTGCCTGCAATTCCAGATCAAGCGCTGCACCGCCCCCTGCGTCGGCCGGGTCAACCGCGCCCAGTACGGCGAGCAGGTGGATGAGGCGGCCGCCTTCCTGGCGGGCAAGAGCCGCGACATCCAGACCCGCATGGCCAACGCCATGATGGAAGCGTCGGAGGCGCTGGACTTCGAGTCCGCCGCCAAGATGCGCGACCGCATCCGGGCATTGACCGCCATCCAGGCCCACCAGGACATCAATATGGAGGGCATGGAGGACGCGGACATCATCGCCGCCTACCAGGACGGCGGCAGCACCTGCGTCCAGGTGTTCTTCTTCCGTGGCGGGCGCAACAATGGCAACCGCGCCTATTTCCCCAGCCACGACAAGAACCAGGGCACGGCAGAAGTGCTGGCCGCCTTCATCGCCCAGTTCTACGACAACCGCGCCGCCCCCGGCCTGGTGCTGATCAGCGAGGAACCGGAGGAGCAGGACCTGCTGGCTGAGGCGCTGACCCTGCGGGCCGGCCGCAAGGTGGAACTGGCCGTGCCCAAGCGCGGCGACAAGAAGCGCCTGATGGACCACGCCCTGACCAACGCGCGCGAGGCCCATGGCCGCCGCCTGGCGGAAACTGGCAGCCAGGCCAAGCTGCTGGCCGGCGTGGCGGAAATCTTCGGGCTGGAGGCGCCGCCCGCCCGCATCGAGATCTACGACAACAGCCACATCCAGGGCGCCCACCCCATCGGCGGCCTGGTGGTGGCGGGCCCCGACGGCTTCATCAAGAACGCCTACCGCAAGTTCAACATCCGCGACCCCAAGGCCGCCGGCGACGACTTCGCCATGATGCGCGAGGTCATGACCCGCCGTTTCGAGCGCGCCCTGAAGGAGGATCCGGAACGCGGCGGCGAGACCTGGCCCGACCTGCTGCTGATCGACGGCGGCGAGGGCCAGTTGGGCGTGGTGGTGGAGGTGCTGGCCGAACTGGGCCTGTCCGACATCCCGCTGGTGGGCATCGCCAAGGGGCCCGACCGCGACGCCGGGCGCGAGCGCTTCTTCATGCCCGGGCGTCCGCCCTTCGGCATGGACCCGCGCGACCCCGTGCTCTATTTCCTGCAGCGCCTGCGTGACGAGGCCCACCGCTGGGCCATCGGCAGCCACCGCCAGCGGCGGGAGAAGGCGATCAGCGCCAGCCCGCTGGATGAGGTGGCGGGCATCGGGCCTAAGAGGAAGAAAGCGCTGCTGCTGCACTTCGGTTCCGCCCAGGCGGTATCGCGTGCAGGCTTGGCCGATCTGCGCTCCGTGGAGGGGATATCCGACACGGTTGCCAAAATCATCTATGACCACTTCCATCCGGACGGTTAAACTACAGATCAATGGACCAGCCGGAACGCGCCCGACCCGAACCTTTGCAACAAGGGTCGGGCGAGGTGTGTTGGATGACCGGCCATTTAAGATCGTCCCTCTGTGATCGCCCCTGGGATCGCCCGATGCTGACCAGCCTGCCCAACCTGTTGACCCTGTCGCGGATCATCCTGATCCCCGTCATCCTGGCCCTGCTGTGGTTCCCGGCGGCGTGGACGGCGTGGACCGCCGCCGGCCTGTTCGCGCTGGCAGCCATCACCGATTATTTCGACGGCTATCTGGCGCGCGCCTGGAAGGAGGAGTCGCTGATCGGCCGCTTCCTCGACCCCATCGCCGACAAGCTGCTGGTGGCGGCGGTACTGTTCCTGCTGGTGGCCGACCATAAGATCGTGGGCCATGCCGTGCTGCCGGCCGTCATCATCCTGCTGCGCGAGGTGGCGGTGTCGGGCCTGCGCGAATTCCTGGCGGGCCTGCGCGTCTCGGTGCCGGTATCGCGCCTGGCCAAGTGGAAGACCACCATCCAGCTGATGGCCATCGGCTGGCTGATCGTGGGCGACCACGGCCCCGACGCGCTGCATGTGCGGCCGGTGGGCGAAACCCTGCTGTGGCTGGCGGCGGCGCTGACCCTGATCACCGGATGGGACTATCTGCGCGCCGGCCTGCGCCACATGCTGACGCCCCCGGGCACCGCGCCGGCCGAGCAGCCGGTCAAGGCCGCCCCCACCGCAGCCCCCACGCCCGGCGTCAATGCCGTGCGCACCGGGGCCTGAGATCATGCGCATCCTGTATTTCGCCTGGCTGCGGACCAAGATCGGCACCGCGGAGGAGGATGTGGCGCCGCCGAGCCATGTCCACACCACCGGCGACCTGATCGACTGGCTGGTGGCCCGCGGCCCCGGCTATGCCGACGCGCTGGCCAACCGCGCCGTCGTCAAGGTGGCGGTCAACCAGGACTATGTCGGGCTGGACCATCCGCTGGCGGCGGGGGATGAGGTGGCACTGTTCCCGCCGGTGACGGGCGGCTGACATGGCCATCAAGGTCCAGGCCGAAGACTTCGACGTCGGCGCCGAACTGGCGTCCCTGACCGACGGCAACACGGCCATCGGCGGTGTCGCCAGCTTCGTCGGCCTGGTGCGCGATTTCGCCGGCGGCATGGCCGTCGACGCCATGACCCTGGAACATTATCCCGGCATGACCGAGCGCCAGCTGGCCGCCATCGAGGCGGCGGCGCGGGCGCGCTGGCCGCTGGACGCCGTGCTGATCATCCATCGTCATGGCCGCCTGTTGCCCGGCGACCGCATCGTCCTGGTGGCCTGCGCCAGCGCCCACCGGGCCGCCGCCTTCGAGGCCTGCTGGTTCCTGATGGACTGGCTGAAGACCAAGGCCCCCTTCTGGAAGCAGGAGGAGACGGCGGAGGGCACCCGCTGGGTGGCGGCGAAGGAAGAAGACGACGACGCGGCCGCCCGCTGGACCGCATCGTCCTGAAACCACCGCCTCGGGCCAGCCGCCCCAGGGCCGTCGGGATGGCGAACGTACCCTTAAGCCGGCCGATGGCTGGCCCGGCGCACTATTGTATACCTGCCGCAACATATTGTTTCATCGCAATCCCCTGAAGAATAGGGAAAATTCCGCTCGCCCCGTTACACGGCGACCCGTCCGCGTCCTGTTTATGCGTCATGTCTAATACGTCCGGCCTAGTCTTTCCTATATTGGATATGGCCTTGCCCGAGACTTCCCATTTAGTGATTCAAGCGCGGACGGACAGCGACATACGCGCGGATTCGTTGTATAAAGCGGGATCAGCGTTAGAGACAACATGCCCGGACTATTCAAAGACCCGGCCGGCTTTCTGGCCCAATCGCAGCGCAACGCCACCATCCTGCTGGTGGACCCCAACCAGGGCGCCCTGATCACTCTGGTGGATCTGCTGCGCCATGGCGGTTTCCGCTTCATCCATTGCCGGGAGGATGCCCGGTCCTTGCCGCTCCACTGTCGGGAATTGTCGCCCGACGTGCTGGTGCTGGACCAGGGTGGGGAAACCGCGGAGGCGGTGGCCGATCTGATGGCCACGCTGGCCCAGTTGCACACCCTGCCCGCATCGGCACGGCCCACCACCCTGCTGCGCGCCGGCACACTGGACGCCCGCGCCCGGGAGGAGGCGTGCCGACGGGGCGTAAGCGACTTCATCGCCCCCGCCTGCCCGCCGATGGACATCGTGGCGCGAGTCGCCGCCGCCGCCCAGTTGCAGTTCCTGACCCGGCAATCGGCACAGCAGCAGAAACAGGTGGAGGCGCAGGTGACGGACCGCACCGCCCGCCTGCTGGAATCGGTGGAGGCGATGCAGGAGCGGGAGCGGACGCTGCTGTCGGCGCTGGAGCAGACCCGCATGGAGATCCGCCAGAAGGCGGACTTCCTGGCCCATGCCACGCACGAACTGCGCACGCCACTGAACGCCATCCTGGGCTTCGCCGACCTGCTGCGGCGGGAATTCCACGGCCCCATGGGCGACGCCCGCTACCTGGAATATGCCGAGGACGTGCACGCCGCCGCCAGCCACATGGCCGCCGTGGTGGACGACACCCTGGACCTGAGCCGGGCCGAGTCGGGCCAGGTCACGTTGGACGTGCGCGAGGTCGATGTCGGCCGCGCCGTGCACGACAGCACCCGCATGCTGCGCACCCTGGCCACCGACTGCGGCGTGGACCTGGCGGTGAAACTGCCGGACCAGCCGTTGCGCCTGCGCACCGACCCGGAAAAGATCCGCCAGATCATCCTGAACCTGGGCTCCAACGCCCTGAAGTTCACGCCGCGCGGCGGCCGGGTGACGGTGGAGGTGCAGGCCGACACCAAGGGCGGCGCCCTGATCCTGATCGTGCGCGATACCGGCGTGGGCATGGCGCCGCACGAACTGCCCGTAGCGCTGAAGCCCTTCGGCCAGGTCCGCGATGCGCAACAGCCGGGCGTGCGTGGCACCGGCCTGGGCCTGCCGCTGACCAAGCGCTTCGTGGAAATGCTGGGCGGCACCCTGGACATCGCCAGCGTGCCCGGCCGCGGCACCGTGGTGACGGTACGCCTGCCCGGCATGCCGGAGCAGACGGGTGAGAACCGAGCCACGGCATAATGTAGTCCTCAAACGGCGGGCGCCGGCGTCCGCCGGCTTGCCTCATCCTCGATTTCCAGTCCGCTGACGCTCCCCGTAAATCTCCGGCGGCCCCAGTCGGGGCCTACGGCGGCATGGGTTAAGCCCCATGCCGCTCGTGCAATAAGCTCCCGCCACCGTTCCGGTCTTTGCGTTTAGCGCCAAGACGTTTCGCGCAGAGCGGTCGTTATCGCCCGGCCGTGCCAACGGTATTCCTTGTCCTCGACGGCGGGCCCTTCCGGCCCACCCTGAGCAGCCCCACCTCGGGCAACCAAGGAAACCATCATGCAAGTCCTGACCGACCGTATCCTGTCCCAGTCCGCCTATAGCGCCGAGATCGACGTGCCGTTGGCCCAGGTGGATATCGGCGACTGGCTGTTCACCCTGCCGGAGGCGGAGTACCTGCGCTGCTGCGTGCCCGACCACATCGCCGCCGGCGTCACCACCACCGATGACGGCCGCCCCATGTCCATCAATGTGGAAATGATCGGTACCGGCCTGGTGGTCCAGCATTATGTGGCGGAAGAGGTCACCCCCTCCTACGTCCGCATGAACTCCATCTCCGACGTGTTCACGCCCAAGGGCCGGACCCAGGTCAACGTGGTGTGGGAACTGATCGCGGAAGCCATCCAGGGCGACCGCACCCGCTACACCAACCGCGTCACCGCCCACCCCACCGACGTCTTCCTGGCCTTCCTGGAAGCCAACGGCCAGACCTTCGAGGAAGCGGCCGCCGGCCGGCAAGCAGCGGGCGGCGACCATAACCGCCGCGAGACGCCGGAATTCGCCGCCAGCATCGCCCGGCGGGCCAAGGTCCGCGCCCGGGCGGCCTGAAATACTGCTTTACGTTTAGGGAAGCTTGACCGGCACCATTTCCACCGGTGAAAAAGGAAAAGCCCGCGGGAGGTGCGTCCTTCCTCCCGCGGGCTTTACGCGTCCGGCGGCCCTGAACCCGCCGGACGCGATCTTATAGTTTTCCCCTCAGGCGCCGGGCGGGCGCATCCACGCCCTTGGCTTATCCTCAGTTTCCAGTCCGCTTCACTCCCCGGAAACTTCCGGCGGACGCGGTCGCGTCCTAGGAAAGAAGGTGTGGAATGAGTAGAGGGACGTGGCGACGCGGAGCTGCCGCGTCGCCGTCACTGGTTGCCTTTACCGCACGCCGGCGCGGCGCAGGCTGTCGGGAGAGAAGTCGGACGCCGACAGGTTGACGTTGAAGTTGTAGGGCTTTTCCTGGTTGATGAAGCCGCTGGCGGTGTAGCGGCCCGACTGCAGGTCGTACACGGTGAACAGGCCGGCCCAGTAGCTCTGGATGTCGTAGTAGTTGATGCCGTGGGCCTCGGTCACGCGCCACAGCTGTCCACGGTTGTCGTACTGATCGGCGACCAGGATGTTCCAGCTGTCCTCATCCACATAGAAGGTGCGGCGGGAATAGATGTGGCTGGTGCCGGACTTCAGCTTGCCGTCCACCACCCAGACCCGGTGCAGCTCATAGCGCGGGAAATCCTGGTTGATGTGGCCGGCCTTGATGATCTGGTCGTAGGTGTGCTTGTCGCTCTGCAGATCATAGGCGTTATAGGGGACGTACATCTCCTTCTTGCCCACCAGCGTCCATTCGTACCGGTCGGGGGAGCCGTTGAAAACGTCCAGCTGGTCGGAGGTGCGCAGGCCGTCGGTCGCCGTGCCGGGGTTGTCGTAGGCGACGTTGGGCGCGCGGCGCACGCGGCGCTGGCCGGGGTTGTAGGTCCAGGCGTTACGCGGTTCCTTGATCTGGTCCATGGTCTCATGCACCAGCAGGATCTCACCCGCCAGACGGGCCGGCGCCGTCACTTCCTGCTGGAAATACAGCGAGGTCTGGCCGTCCGGGCCGGTGTCGTTGTAGAGGAACTTCGATTTTTCATCGATGTTGATCATGGTGTAGGAGCCGTCGGACTGCGGGTTGGCCTGGCCGTACTGGCGCTCCACCTGCTTGCCCTTCCAGCGCAGGACGTGGTTCCACACCACCTCCACGCCCGTCTTCGGAATGGGGAAAGGCACGCCGATCTTGGCGCCTTCAACGCCATTGCCGTCGTCCACCAGCTTGGCCCGGGTGGCGTTGGCGATGGTCTCGTCATAGACGCTCTTGGGCAGCGAGGCGCTGCGGTGCGTCGGATAGACGTTCAGCTTGTAGTCCGGGTACTGCTTCAGCAGGGCCTTCAGGCCTTCCGGCAGCTTGTCGGCATACTGGCCCGCGTTCTGGCCGGTGATGGTGAACAGCGGCTTGTCGCCGGCATAGGGATCCACATATTGGCCGCCCGGCTTGTAGCCCGCCGGCGGCGTGGTGATGCCGCCCGTCCATTCCGGAATGGTGCCGTCCTTGTTGGCCGCCTTTTCCGCGCCGTTGGGTGTCAAGGTCTTGCCCAGGTCGGCCGCCGTCTGGGCCGCCGCCATGCCGCCCAGGAAAACGGCCAAGGCGCCGCCCATCAGCGCGGTGTTCGTCCACTTCATTCTTTTTCCTCCCTAATGCGCCGGGTCGTCACCGCGCCCGCGCGTCCGTTTAGTCTAGCGAGTAATTCTCAGGCCAAACGCTTTATCAAAGGACCTCGCCACCTCAGGGACAACTTGCCCGGGACCGGCGTTTGATCCTCTCATTTCAATAGTTTGCGGGATGCCGGACCGTCGCGCAATGGCTGTGGCCCGGCCCCGCCGGGAAAAAGCACGTTGTGGGCATCAGAACAGCTCGGCCTCCAGGTCCATGACGGTCTTGGCCCCGGACATCAGGGCCTTGAAGCGGAAATCCACCTCGGGCAGCAGGCGCTGCACGAAGAAGCGGGCGGTCTTGATCTTGGCCTCATAGAAGCCGGCCTTGGCGCCGGCACCCTCCGCCAGCTTGGCGTTCGCGACCTTCACCATGCGCAGCCACATCCAGCCCAGCGCCACCAGGCCGAACATGCGCAGATAGTCGGTGGATGCCGCCCCCGCCTCATCCGGGTTCTTCATCCCCCTCTGCGCCACGATGGCGGTGGATTGCTGCAGCTTGCCGAAGGCCTTGGCCAGCGGGCCGGCGAATTCCAGCAGGTCGGTATCCTCCATCGCCGTTTCCAGCTCCGCCGCCAGCGGGTGGAAGAAGCGGCGCAGCAGGCGGCCCATGTCCTGGCCCAGCTTGCGTCCCACCAGATCCAGCGCCTGGATGCCGTTGGCGCCCTCATAGATCATGGCGATGCGGGCATCGCGCACGAACTGTTCCATCCCCCATTCGCGGATGTAGCCATGGCCGCCGTACATCTGCTGGGCCATGGTGGCGCACTCATAACCCATGTCGGTGAAATAGGCCTTCACCACCGGGGTCAGCAGGGCCACGAACTCGTCAGCCTCGGCACGGGCCGCCGGGTCGGGGTTGTGATCGGCCTGGTCCAGCTGGATGCCCACCCAATATCCCAGGGCGCGGGCGCCCTCGGTGAAGGCCTTGATGGTCATCAGGTTCTTGCGCACATCCGGATGGACGATCAGCGGGTCGGCCGCCTTCTCCGGTTCCTTGGCGCCGGTCAGGGACCGGCCCTGCAGGCGGTCCTTGGTGTAGGTGACGGCATTCTGGTAGGCGACGGTGGCGATGCCCAGGCCCTGCATGCCCACGCCCAGGCGG
Proteins encoded in this region:
- a CDS encoding acyl-CoA dehydrogenase C-terminal domain-containing protein, with the translated sequence MPTYKAPLEDIDFVLNDLLQVEDLTKLPGFEDATRDLVTSILEEAAKLCENELQPLNRPGHEEGCHYENGVVRTPKGFKEAYQAYVDGGWQGLSMDPKYGGQGLPHAITFVLEELLISANMAFAMYPGLTQGAWNAIHTHGSDDLKDTYLPKMTTGEWSGTMCLTEPQCGTDLGLIKTKAVPNDDGSYSITGTKIFISAGEHDLTNNIIHLVLAKLPDAPAGVKGISLFLVPKFLPTDDNQPGPRNGVMCGSIEHKMGIMANATCVMNFDDAKGWLVGEPHKGMRAMFTMMNAARLGVGMQGLGIATVAYQNAVTYTKDRLQGRSLTGAKEPEKAADPLIVHPDVRKNLMTIKAFTEGARALGYWVGIQLDQADHNPDPAARAEADEFVALLTPVVKAYFTDMGYECATMAQQMYGGHGYIREWGMEQFVRDARIAMIYEGANGIQALDLVGRKLGQDMGRLLRRFFHPLAAELETAMEDTDLLEFAGPLAKAFGKLQQSTAIVAQRGMKNPDEAGAASTDYLRMFGLVALGWMWLRMVKVANAKLAEGAGAKAGFYEAKIKTARFFVQRLLPEVDFRFKALMSGAKTVMDLEAELF